One genomic region from Anopheles bellator chromosome 2, idAnoBellAS_SP24_06.2, whole genome shotgun sequence encodes:
- the LOC131212042 gene encoding leucine-rich repeat-containing protein 58 produces MDVVYTSDSCDSDSREQKTVDLGHSNKRHLDDDLLRVSKSKKLAEDVETVLLNHNKLVRVPSSLTDFTNLRVLDLSNNQLERLPDVITQCQLTTLIVKNNLLTDKSLPKSLLATVGSGLKELNLSGNRFEHFPEQIVELRSLKYLYLGGNQITNVSKDIWKLQHLQLLSLGGNMISEIPETVGLLNHLHALVLCDNQIEALPASIARLVNLKSLLLHKNQLRHLPREIITLKNLTELSLRDNPLVVRFVKDMTLNPPSLLELAGRTVKSCAIRYGPDDLPRMLIEYLQTANCCVNPNCKGVFFDNRVEHIKFVDFCGKYRIPLLQYLCSSKCVADTSSSDAGAEPSSSMMRKVLLG; encoded by the exons ATGGATGTCGTTTACACGTCCGACAGCTGCGACAGTGATTCGCGCGAGCAGAAAACCGTTGACTTGGGCCATTCGAACAAGCGGCACCTGGACGACGATCTGTTGCGCGTGTCAAAGTCGAAGAAGCTGGCGGAAGATGTCGAGACCGTGCTGCTGAACCACAACAAGCTGGTGCGCGTTCCGTCTTCGCTGACGGACTTTACGAACCTCCGGGTGCTGGACCTGAGCAACAACCAGCTCGAGAGGCTTCCGGACGTGATCACGCAGTGCCAGCTGACGACGCTCATCGTGAAGAACAATCTTTTGACGGACAAGTCGCTACCGAAGTCGCTCCTTGCGACGGTCGGCAGCGGCCTGAAGGAGCTGAATCTGAGCGGCAACCGGTTCGAGCACTTTCCCGAGCAGATAGTCGAACTGCGCTCCCTCAAGTATCTGTACCTCGGTGGCAATCAGATCACGAACGTGTCGAAGGACATCTGGAAGCTGCAGCA cTTGCAACTACTGTCCCTCGGTGGCAACATGATCAGCGAGATTCCGGAAACCGTTGGCCTGCTGAACCATCTGCATGCGCTCGTCCTTTGTGATAATCAGATCGAGGCGCTGCCTGCGTCCATCGCACGCCTGGTGAACCTAAAgtctctgctgctgcacaaGAACCAGCTGCGACATCTGCCACGGGAAATCATAACGTTGAAAAACCTAACCGAG CTAAGTTTGCGAGACAATCCATTGGTCGTGCGTTTCGTCAAGGATATGACACTGAATCCTCCCAGTCTGCTGGAGCTTGCCGGGCGTACCGTGAAATCCTGTGCCATTCGCTATGGGCCGGACGATTTGCCGCGTATGCTGATTGAGTACCTGCAAACTGCCAACTGCTGTGTTAATCCCAACTGCAAGG GAGTGTTTTTCGACAACCGTGTGGAGCACATCAAGTTTGTCGACTTTTGTGGCAAATATCGTATTCCGCTGCTGCAGTATTTGTGCTCTTCCAA GTGCGTCGCCGACACGAGCTCTTCGGATGCAGGCGCTgaaccgagcagcagcatgatgcgCAAAGTTTTACTCGGCTAA